The Seriola aureovittata isolate HTS-2021-v1 ecotype China chromosome 2, ASM2101889v1, whole genome shotgun sequence genome has a segment encoding these proteins:
- the LOC130181871 gene encoding uncharacterized protein LOC130181871 — MMKTLCIAVVVLSITSVCQAASLACEQLLKPVDKDPDISGRWYLIAMSSNTCFFQGFMNAFLWPSFAVDITATDTSNIYNATLRFGMLGICDDTSSLLYGNGTIFDTDDSKEDLLVLLQSGCPDCLVMKGGDDYSILLLMSRRKNVTAAEMKEFESQTNCIGGYKPEVLNTYNDFENCTLEDDLDLDNPEIWSMVSQRLNKMLHHCFTDELNSYYSIVRDWAQNTWNNLW, encoded by the exons ATGATGAAGACTTTGTgtattgctgttgttgtgctgaGTATCACCTCAGTGTGCCAGGCTGCATCGCTGGCCTGTGAGCAGCTGCTGAAGCCAGTGGACAAAGATCCAGAT ATTTCTGGGCGATGGTACCTTATAGCCATGTCCTCAAATACCTGTTTTTTTCAAGGATTTATGAATGCTTTTTTATGGCCCAGTTTTGCTGTTGACATTACCGCAACTGATACATCAAACATCTATAACGCCACCCTTAGGTTTGGAAT GTTGGGAATTTGTGACGATACTTCTTCATTATTGTATGGGAATGGCACTATATTTGACACag ATGACTCCAAGGAAGATCTATTAGTGCTTCTGCAAAGTGGGTGTCCTGACTGTCTTGTTATGAAGGGTGGTGACGACTATTCTATTCTTCTACTTATGA GTAGGAGAAAGaatgtcactgctgctgagaTGAAAGAGTTTGAGTCACAGACAAATTGCATTGGCGGGTACAAACCGGAGGTCCTCAACACATATAACG ACTTTGAAAATTGCACACTTGAAGACGACCTTGACCTTGATAATCCAGAAATATGGTCCATGGTTTCCCAAAGActaaataaaatgctgcatcaCTGTTTTACAGATGAACTTAATTCTTACTACAGTATTGTCAGGGATTGGGCTCAGAATACCTGGAATAATTTATGGTAA